A region from the Brassica napus cultivar Da-Ae chromosome C8, Da-Ae, whole genome shotgun sequence genome encodes:
- the LOC106358572 gene encoding protein TIFY 11A: MSRNEDGKAPPPEKSNFTRRCSLLSRYLKEKGSFGNIDLGLVRKPGPDLGLPGNSDQQEKQNVMHKANSELKALNVLGEPSISSGGKAKATNLSEPSEPVSSQLTIFFGGKVLVYNEFPSDKAKEIIQVAKEAKSVTDINIQTQINVQKDHNKSNMVLPDLNEPTDTADVNQQQQQQNQLVERIARRASLHRFFAKRKDRAVARAPYQVNQTGGGHHYPPKPETVPGQQLEQGQSSQRPAQPKPECDKDMLMEVKEDGQCSKDLELRL, from the exons ATGTCAAGAAATGAAGATGGTAAGGCACCACCGCCGGAGAAGTCCAACTTCACCCGGCGATGTAGTTTGCTCAGCCGTTACTTGAAGGAGAAGGGTAGTTTCGGTAACATAGATCTTGGATTGGTCCGAAAGCCTGGTCCGGATCTCGGGTTACCCGGAAACTCTGATCAACAAG AGAAACAAAATGTGATGCATAAGGCAAATTCGGAACTCAAAGCCCTTAATGTCTTAGGCGAACCCTCTATCTCATCTGGAGGCAAAGCCAAAGCTACCAATCTCAG TGAACCATCAGAGCCAGTTAGTTCTCAGCTAACAATATTCTTTGGAGGAAAAGTTCTAGTATACAATGAGTTTCCTTCAGACAAAGCTAAAGAGATAATACAGGTAGCAAAAGAAGCCAAGTCTGTGACTGATATTAACATTCAGACACAAATCAATGTCCAAAAGGACCACAACAAAAGCAACATGGTTCTTCCTGATCTCAACGAGCCCACAGATACTGCGGATGTCAatcaacagcaacaacaacaaaaccagCTCGTGGAACGTATAGCACGTAGAGCTTCCTTACATCGCTTCTTTGCTAAACGTAAAGACAG AGCTGTGGCTAGAGCTCCATACCAAGTTAACCAAACTGGTGGTGGTCATCATTATCCTCCGAAGCCAGAGACTGTACCTGGTCAACAGCTAGAGCAGGGACAGTCGTCACAACGACCGGCTCAACCCAAACCAGAATGTGATAAAGATATGTTGATGGAAGTTAAGGAAGATGGCCAGTGTTCGAAAGATCTCGAACTTAGGctataa
- the LOC106358573 gene encoding probable nucleoside diphosphate kinase 5 isoform X3, translating into MIKPDGVSGNYTEEIKRIVVEAGFNIVKERLTQLDKETASAFYDEHSSRSFFPHLVSYMTSGPVVVMVLEKRDAVSDWRGLIGPTDAQKAKISHPHSIRALCGKDSQRNCVHGSDSTPSAEREIKFFFKDLVSGDIASPQHDEL; encoded by the exons ATGATAAAGCCAGATGGAGTCTCTGGTAACTACACTGAAGAAATCAAAAGGATCGTTGTCGAGGCTGGTTTCAATATCGTCAAGGAGAGGCTTACTCAGCTGGACAAGGAGACAGCCTCTGCGTTTTACGACGAGCACTCGTCAAGGAGCTTTTTTCCTCATCTTGTTTCTTACATGACAAG TGGTCCTGTGGTGGTGATGGTGTTGGAGAAGAGAGACGCTGTTTCTGATTGGCGTGGTTTAATCGGGCCTACTGATGCGCAAAAGGCTAAGATTTCTCATCCTCACAG TATCAGAGCATTATGTGGTAAGGACTCTCAGAGAAATTGTGTGCACGGCTCTGATTCAACACCATCAGCTGAGAGAGAGATCAAGTTTTTCTTCAAGGATTTAGTTTCAG GTGACATCGCTTCACCACAACATGATGAACTATAA
- the LOC106358573 gene encoding probable nucleoside diphosphate kinase 5 isoform X4 translates to MIKPDGVSGNYTEEIKRIVVEAGFNIVKERLTQLDKETASAFYDEHSSRSFFPHLVSYMTSGPVVVMVLEKRDAVSDWRGLIGPTDAQKAKISHPHSIRALCGKDSQRNCVHGSDSTPSAEREIKFFFKDLVSGDVASQHDEL, encoded by the exons ATGATAAAGCCAGATGGAGTCTCTGGTAACTACACTGAAGAAATCAAAAGGATCGTTGTCGAGGCTGGTTTCAATATCGTCAAGGAGAGGCTTACTCAGCTGGACAAGGAGACAGCCTCTGCGTTTTACGACGAGCACTCGTCAAGGAGCTTTTTTCCTCATCTTGTTTCTTACATGACAAG TGGTCCTGTGGTGGTGATGGTGTTGGAGAAGAGAGACGCTGTTTCTGATTGGCGTGGTTTAATCGGGCCTACTGATGCGCAAAAGGCTAAGATTTCTCATCCTCACAG TATCAGAGCATTATGTGGTAAGGACTCTCAGAGAAATTGTGTGCACGGCTCTGATTCAACACCATCAGCTGAGAGAGAGATCAAGTTTTTCTTCAAGGATTTAGTTTCAG GTGACGTCGCTTCACAACATGATGAACTATAA
- the LOC106356583 gene encoding protein LAZY 2, with translation MKFLGWMLNKQNAKHGDYNRTSTSSASSHHVKQESREEFSDWPHALLAIGTFGSTSTGVSQKESNNVHEEIEEEKKSISHSEPEEEPSSSADIDDFTPEEAKKLQKELMKILSRTKKRKSDVNRELMKNLPLDRFLNCPSSLNVERRISNALCAVVDSSEESDDMERTINVILGRCKEISIESKKNKKKTDISKTSVSYLFKKIFVCADGFSTPPNPSLRDTLQESRMEKLLKMMLHKKINVQSSSKPATSTTQRCLQGKKQLSLKSEEKEEETNERRSSSDGHKWVKTDSDFIVLEI, from the exons atgaag TTCTTAGGATGGATGCTGAACAAGCAAAATGCAAAACATGGGGATTATAATAGAACAAGCACTTCCTCTGCTTCTTCTC ATCATGTGAAGCAAGAGTCAAGAGAGGAGTTTAGCGACTGGCCTCACGCTTTGCTTGCTATTGGAACGTTTGGTTCAACAAGCACTGGTGTGAGCCAAAAAGAGAGCAACAATGTTCATGAAGAGAtcgaagaagagaagaagtcTATCTCGCATTCCGAGCCAGAAGAAGAGCCTTCTTCATCTGCTGATATTGATGATTTTACTCCAGAGGAGGCCAAGAAGTTGCAAAAGGAGTTGATGAAGATTTTATCAAGAACTAAGAAAAGGAAGTCTGATGTGAATAGAGAGCTCATGAAAAATCTTCCTTTGGATAGATTCTTGAACTGTCCGTCGAGTTTAAATGTGGAGAGGCGAATCAGCAATGCACTCTGTGCTGTTGTGGATTCATCTGAAGAGAGTGATGATATGGAGCGAACAATTAACGTTATTCTAGGTAGATGCAAAGAGATATCTATAGAGAgtaagaagaacaagaagaagacagACATAAGCAAGACGTCTGTCTCATATCTTTTCAAGAAGATCTTTGTATGTGCGGATGGGTTTTCTACACCCCCGAACCCTAGCTTGAGAGACACGCTTCAAGAATCAAGAATGGAGAAG TTGTTGAAGATGATGCTACATAAGAAGATTAATGTTCAATCCTCGTCGAAACCAGCAACATCAACAACACAGAGATGCTTGCAAGGCAAGAAACAGCTCTCTTTGAAgagtgaagaaaaagaagaagaaaccaacgAAAGAAGAAGTAGTAGCGATGGACATAAATGGGTCAAAACAGATTCTGACT TCATAGTTCTTGAGATCTGA
- the LOC106358573 gene encoding probable nucleoside diphosphate kinase 5 isoform X1 yields MSGFAAHLVLLLVLVSVSLSPWVRCLGKERTLAMIKPDGVSGNYTEEIKRIVVEAGFNIVKERLTQLDKETASAFYDEHSSRSFFPHLVSYMTSGPVVVMVLEKRDAVSDWRGLIGPTDAQKAKISHPHSIRALCGKDSQRNCVHGSDSTPSAEREIKFFFKDLVSGDIASPQHDEL; encoded by the exons ATGTCGGGATTCGCAGCTCACCTAGTGCTCCTCCTCGTTCTCGTCTCTGTCTCCTTGTCGCCGTGGGTCAG GTGTTTAGGTAAAGAGAGAACATTGGCTATGATAAAGCCAGATGGAGTCTCTGGTAACTACACTGAAGAAATCAAAAGGATCGTTGTCGAGGCTGGTTTCAATATCGTCAAGGAGAGGCTTACTCAGCTGGACAAGGAGACAGCCTCTGCGTTTTACGACGAGCACTCGTCAAGGAGCTTTTTTCCTCATCTTGTTTCTTACATGACAAG TGGTCCTGTGGTGGTGATGGTGTTGGAGAAGAGAGACGCTGTTTCTGATTGGCGTGGTTTAATCGGGCCTACTGATGCGCAAAAGGCTAAGATTTCTCATCCTCACAG TATCAGAGCATTATGTGGTAAGGACTCTCAGAGAAATTGTGTGCACGGCTCTGATTCAACACCATCAGCTGAGAGAGAGATCAAGTTTTTCTTCAAGGATTTAGTTTCAG GTGACATCGCTTCACCACAACATGATGAACTATAA
- the LOC106358573 gene encoding probable nucleoside diphosphate kinase 5 isoform X2 produces the protein MSGFAAHLVLLLVLVSVSLSPWVRCLGKERTLAMIKPDGVSGNYTEEIKRIVVEAGFNIVKERLTQLDKETASAFYDEHSSRSFFPHLVSYMTSGPVVVMVLEKRDAVSDWRGLIGPTDAQKAKISHPHSIRALCGKDSQRNCVHGSDSTPSAEREIKFFFKDLVSGDVASQHDEL, from the exons ATGTCGGGATTCGCAGCTCACCTAGTGCTCCTCCTCGTTCTCGTCTCTGTCTCCTTGTCGCCGTGGGTCAG GTGTTTAGGTAAAGAGAGAACATTGGCTATGATAAAGCCAGATGGAGTCTCTGGTAACTACACTGAAGAAATCAAAAGGATCGTTGTCGAGGCTGGTTTCAATATCGTCAAGGAGAGGCTTACTCAGCTGGACAAGGAGACAGCCTCTGCGTTTTACGACGAGCACTCGTCAAGGAGCTTTTTTCCTCATCTTGTTTCTTACATGACAAG TGGTCCTGTGGTGGTGATGGTGTTGGAGAAGAGAGACGCTGTTTCTGATTGGCGTGGTTTAATCGGGCCTACTGATGCGCAAAAGGCTAAGATTTCTCATCCTCACAG TATCAGAGCATTATGTGGTAAGGACTCTCAGAGAAATTGTGTGCACGGCTCTGATTCAACACCATCAGCTGAGAGAGAGATCAAGTTTTTCTTCAAGGATTTAGTTTCAG GTGACGTCGCTTCACAACATGATGAACTATAA
- the LOC125591960 gene encoding uncharacterized protein LOC125591960 yields the protein MTVLPWVLWAIWSTRNLHVFENWILSPMETTTKAPNLGREWNNAQQQIQSVKKVIPTSRRSTGNTGESGAYTTCRSDAAYDKRSKRAGIAWIFSNGNRTHLSYGSATLESITSPLVAEAIALRSGLLSAVELEHQKLKAFSDNLTLIRTINNDMQVKEIFGIVKDIQRISYAFVEISFSHLSRSLNVEADRLAKLSLFPSRVSDPSMD from the coding sequence ATGACGGTCCTCCCTTGGGTCCTTTGGGCAATTTGGTCGACTCGCAACTTgcatgtctttgagaattggaTTCTATCACCTATGGAAACAACGACAAAAGCTCCGAATCTAGGAAGAGAATGGAACAATGCACAACAACAGATTCAATCGGTGAAGAAAGTGATACCTACATCAAGAAGATCGACAGGAAACACTGGTGAAAGCGGCGCCTACACGACATGCAGATCTGATGCGGCATACGATAAGAGATCAAAACGGGCAGGAATCGCTTGGATCTTCTCTAATGGAAACAGAACTCACCTTAGCTATGGTTCAGCTACGCTTGAATCGATCACCTCACCACTAGTAGCGGAAGCAATTGCGCTCCGATCTGGTCTCCTCTCTGCAGTGGAACTTGAGCACCAAAAGCTCAAAGCTTTCTCTGACAACCTAACGCTCATCAGAACCATCAACAACGACATGCAGGTAAAAGAGATCTTTGGTATTGTCAAAGATATCCAAAGGATCTCATATGCTTTTGTCGAGATATCATTCTCTCATCTCTCCCGATCGCTGAATGTGGAAGCGGATCGTTTAGCAAAACTCTCTCTATTTCCTTCTCGTGTATCTGACCCATCCATGGACTAA